CTCGACGTGCTGGTCAACAACGCCGGCACCACCCGCCGGATCCCGCACGCCGACCTGGAGGCGGCCGGACCCGAGGTGTGGCGGGAGATCCTGGACGTCAACGTCATCGGCACCTGGCAGACCACGGTGGCCGCCGCGCCGCACCTGGCGGCGTCGGGCCAGGGGGTCGTCGTCAACATCTCCTCGATCGCGGGCAGCAGGCCCGCCGGCAGCTCCATCCCGTACGCGGTCAGCAAGGCCGCGATCGAGCACATGACCCGCCTGCTGGCGGCCTCGCTCGGTCCCGCCGTCCGGGTGAACGCGGTGGCGCCGGGCCTGATCGAGACGCCGTGGACGGCGACGTTCACCGACATCGCCGAGGCGGTGCGCAAGAGCACCCCGATGCGGCGGGTCGGGCTGCCGGGCGACGTCGCCGACGCCGTGCTCAACCTGGTGGACGCGACCTACTCGACCGGTGACGTGGTCCGCGTCGACGGCGGCGCGCACCTGCTCTGACGTAACCTCGCGTCGTGGGCGACTTACCCTGGGACGCGAAGGAAATCACCATCGGCCAGCTCTCCGAGCGCAGCGGCGTGCCGCTGTCGGCGTTGCGGTTCTACGAGGCCAAGGGGCTCATCAGCAGCAGGCGCACGGTGGGCAACCAGCGGCGCTACGCCCGCGACACGCTGCGCCGGGTGACGTTCATCCGGTACGCCCAGCGGGTCGGCATCTCGCTGGGCATGATCCGGGACGCGCTGGCCGAACTGCCCGACGGGCGCACACCCACCCGGGGCGACTGGGCGCGGCTGTCGCGGTCGTGGCGCGACGAGCTGGAGACGCGGATCCTGCACATGCAGCGGCTGAAGGACAACCTCACCGAGTGCATCGGCTGCGGCTGCCTGTCGATCAGCCGGTGCCGGCTCGGCAACACCCGCGACGAGCTGGGGCAGCGCGGCCCCGGTCCGCACCGCCTGTACGACGGCGACTTCCCCTCCTGATCGGCTTCGGGGTGCCGAACGCGCCCGGCGGTGCTTGACCTGAACCAAGGTTGAGGTTGCACGCTGAGGAGCGCCGGGCGGTGGGCGCGGCGGGGGGAGTGGGGGACATGGCGGGAACGACCGACGCGCGGCCCGAGCCGACCGGGGTCGCCGTGCGGGCCGTGCTGGTCGGCCTGCTGACCGGCGTCTTCATGTCGGCGCTGGACGGCATGATCATGGCCACCGCGCTGCGCACGGTCGCGGACTCCCTGCACGGCCTCACCGCGCAGGCCTGGGTCACGACCGCGTACCTGATGACGATGACCATCTCGGCCCCGCTGTACGGCAAGCTCTCCGACATCTTCGGCCGCAAGCGGCTCTACCTGGTCGCGATCGCGTTGTTCGTGCTCGGGTCGCTGCTGTGCGCCCTCGCGCAGGGCATCCACCAGCTCGCGGTGTGCCGCGGCGTGCAGGGCCTGGGCGCGGGCGGCCTGGCGTCGCTGGCGCTGGCCGCGATCGCCGACATGTTTCCGCCGCGGCAGCGCATCCGCTACCAGGCCAACATCGGCATCCTCTACGGCGTGGCCAGCGTCGCGGGCCCGGTGGTGGGCGGCCTGCTCGCCGGCGCGGACACGATCCTGGGCGTCCCCGGCTGGCGCTGGATCTTCCTGGTCAACCTGCCCATCGGGCTGGTCGCGCTGCTGGTCGTCGGCAGGCTCTACACCGACCGGTCCACCCGCGCCGGGCGCCGCGTCGACCACTGGGGCGCGGCCGCGCTGATCGCCTGCCTGGTGCCGCTGCTGCTGGTCGCCGAGCAGGGCCGGGAGTGGGGCTGGTCCTCGGGTCGGGCGCTGGCCGCCTACGCGGCGGGCCTCGCCGGGCTGGTGGCGTTCCTGCTGGTCGAGCGGCGCCTGGGCGACGACGCCCTGCTGCCGCCGCGGCTGTTCCGGGCCCGCGGGTTCACCCGGGTCAACGTGATCAACTTCCTCGGCGGCGTCGGCGCGTTCACCGCGACCGCGTTCATCCCGCTGTACCTCCAGGTCGTGAAGGGGATGTCGCCCACGACCGCGGGCCTGCTGCTGCTCCCGCAGTCCCTCGCGACCACCGTCGGGGCGAAGCTGTGCGGCCCGATCATGGCGCGCACCGGGCGCTACAAGGTCCTGCTGGCGCCCGGACTGGCGATCATGAGCGCGTCCTACTTCGCGCTCGCCGCGGTCGGCGTCGACACGCCGCTGTGGATCACGGCCGGGCTGGTCGTCGTGATGGGCCTCGGGTTCGGCATGTTCATGCAGACCGTGCTCACCGCGCTGCAGAACAGCGTGCCGCCGGAGAACATGGGCGTGGCCAGCGGCCTGTACGGCTTCGCCCGCCAGATCGGTGGCATCGCGGGCACCGCGGTGTTCCTGTCCCTGTTGTTCAACCTGGCCGCCGGCCGCATCGTCGCGGCGGCGTCGGCGCCGGAGGCCGCGCGGGTGCTCGCCGACTCGGCGGTGGCGGCCGATCCGGCGAACCGGGCCGTGGCCGAGGGGCTGCGCGCGGGCACGGCGGGCATCGACCTCGACGACACCTCCGGGTTGGCCGCGCTCGACCCCCGGCTCGCCCGGCCGATCCTGGAGGGCCTGTCCGGCGCGATGAGCACCGTGTTCCTGATCATCGCCTGCCTGGTCGCCGCCGCGGCGGCGTTCGCCCTGACCATCGCCGAGCACAAGCGCGACCCCGCCACCGCGCCCAGACCACCGCGCCGACGAGCGCGGAGAACACCGATCGGAGATCTTGTCGAATGAAAGCCGCAGCTTTTTCCGCGCCCGGTGGGCCCGAGGTCCTCGAACTGGTCGAGGTGGACACGCCGGAGGCGGGCCCCGGGCAGGTGCGGGTCCGGGTCAAGGCCGCCGGCGTGCAGCCGGTCGACCTCGCCGTCCGGGAGGGGTGGACCCCGCCCGGCGCGACGCTGGTGTACCCGCAGGTGATCGGCAACGAGTTCGCGGGCGTGGTCGACCAGGTCGGCGCCGACGTCACCGGCTACTCCGTGGGCGACGAGGTGCTCGGCTTC
This DNA window, taken from Saccharothrix variisporea, encodes the following:
- a CDS encoding SDR family NAD(P)-dependent oxidoreductase yields the protein MSEKRVALVTGSSSGIGAAVAARLAAAGLRVVVNSARSVEAGREVAASLPDAHYVQADISAQDQARRLVAEVVEHYGRLDVLVNNAGTTRRIPHADLEAAGPEVWREILDVNVIGTWQTTVAAAPHLAASGQGVVVNISSIAGSRPAGSSIPYAVSKAAIEHMTRLLAASLGPAVRVNAVAPGLIETPWTATFTDIAEAVRKSTPMRRVGLPGDVADAVLNLVDATYSTGDVVRVDGGAHLL
- the soxR gene encoding redox-sensitive transcriptional activator SoxR, producing the protein MGDLPWDAKEITIGQLSERSGVPLSALRFYEAKGLISSRRTVGNQRRYARDTLRRVTFIRYAQRVGISLGMIRDALAELPDGRTPTRGDWARLSRSWRDELETRILHMQRLKDNLTECIGCGCLSISRCRLGNTRDELGQRGPGPHRLYDGDFPS
- a CDS encoding MDR family MFS transporter — its product is MAGTTDARPEPTGVAVRAVLVGLLTGVFMSALDGMIMATALRTVADSLHGLTAQAWVTTAYLMTMTISAPLYGKLSDIFGRKRLYLVAIALFVLGSLLCALAQGIHQLAVCRGVQGLGAGGLASLALAAIADMFPPRQRIRYQANIGILYGVASVAGPVVGGLLAGADTILGVPGWRWIFLVNLPIGLVALLVVGRLYTDRSTRAGRRVDHWGAAALIACLVPLLLVAEQGREWGWSSGRALAAYAAGLAGLVAFLLVERRLGDDALLPPRLFRARGFTRVNVINFLGGVGAFTATAFIPLYLQVVKGMSPTTAGLLLLPQSLATTVGAKLCGPIMARTGRYKVLLAPGLAIMSASYFALAAVGVDTPLWITAGLVVVMGLGFGMFMQTVLTALQNSVPPENMGVASGLYGFARQIGGIAGTAVFLSLLFNLAAGRIVAAASAPEAARVLADSAVAADPANRAVAEGLRAGTAGIDLDDTSGLAALDPRLARPILEGLSGAMSTVFLIIACLVAAAAAFALTIAEHKRDPATAPRPPRRRARRTPIGDLVE